One Streptococcus sp. zg-86 DNA window includes the following coding sequences:
- a CDS encoding alpha/beta fold hydrolase: MSYITTKNQYVTVAGQQIAYRELGQGKSAIPLVMLVHLAATLDNWDPKLLDLLAEKQHVIVVDLPGVGASQGKVAPTIPGMAEQAIEILKTLGHERINLLGLSMGGMIAQEIVRIKGGTVNRLILAGTGPRGGLEMDRVTGKTFRYMLKAGLERIDPKRYIFYNHDEEGKIEANKVLGRMGMRRAEHTDKDMNIPGFLTQLKAIKRWGKSAKDDMRYITQPTLIVNGEKDMQVPTENSYVMHEKVAGSKLIIYPKAGHGSIFQYADEFSKELLAFLEA; encoded by the coding sequence ATGTCTTACATCACCACAAAAAATCAATACGTGACAGTCGCAGGTCAGCAGATTGCCTATCGTGAGCTTGGGCAAGGAAAGTCAGCTATTCCTTTGGTCATGTTAGTGCATTTGGCAGCGACTTTGGATAATTGGGATCCCAAGTTACTGGATCTACTAGCTGAAAAACAGCATGTCATCGTAGTAGACCTTCCTGGTGTTGGAGCCAGTCAAGGAAAAGTAGCCCCGACTATACCAGGAATGGCAGAACAAGCGATTGAAATCTTAAAGACATTAGGCCATGAGCGGATTAACCTCCTTGGTTTATCTATGGGAGGTATGATTGCGCAAGAAATTGTCCGCATCAAAGGTGGCACGGTCAATCGCTTAATCCTAGCTGGAACAGGTCCCCGTGGTGGACTTGAGATGGATAGGGTGACGGGCAAAACCTTCCGTTACATGCTAAAAGCAGGACTAGAGCGCATTGATCCCAAACGCTATATCTTCTATAATCATGATGAAGAAGGAAAAATCGAAGCCAATAAGGTGTTAGGGCGTATGGGCATGAGAAGGGCTGAACATACAGACAAGGATATGAATATTCCTGGTTTCTTGACACAATTAAAGGCAATCAAACGCTGGGGCAAGTCTGCTAAAGACGATATGCGCTATATTACCCAGCCTACACTGATTGTTAATGGGGAAAAGGATATGCAGGTTCCGACAGAAAATTCGTATGTCATGCATGAGAAGGTTGCAGGAAGTAAGTTAATCATTTATCCTAAGGCAGGGCACGGTTCTATCTTCCAATACGCAGATGAATTTTCCAAAGAATTGCTAGCATTTTTGGAGGCCTAA
- the trmFO gene encoding methylenetetrahydrofolate--tRNA-(uracil(54)-C(5))-methyltransferase (FADH(2)-oxidizing) TrmFO produces the protein MSQSYITVIGAGLAGSEAAYQIAKQGIPVKLYEMRGVKATPQHKTDHFAELVCSNSLRGDSLTNAVGLLKEEMRRLDSIIMKAAEQTRVPAGGALAVDREGFSQMVTDELHQHPLIEVIREEITELPSEGITVIATGPLTSDALAEKIHAFNGGAGFYFYDAAAPIVDVNTIDMDKVYLKSRYDKGEAAYLNAPMTKEQFMAFHDALVNAEEAPLNSFEKEKYFEGCMPIEVMAKRGVKTMLYGPMKPVGLEYPEDYTGPRDGEFKTPYAVVQLRQDNAAGSLYNIVGFQTHLKWGEQKRVFQMIPGLENAEFVRYGVMHRNSYMDSPNLLTQTFRSKKNPQLFFAGQMTGVEGYVESAASGLVAGINAARLFKNEEEIIFPETTAIGSLPHYVTHADSKHFQPMNVNFGIIKELDGPRIRDKKERYEKIAERALTDLSQCMEHLS, from the coding sequence TTGTCTCAATCCTATATTACAGTCATTGGAGCTGGTTTAGCTGGCTCTGAAGCGGCTTATCAAATTGCAAAACAGGGAATTCCTGTCAAACTTTATGAAATGCGGGGCGTAAAAGCAACACCCCAACATAAGACAGATCACTTTGCAGAATTGGTTTGTTCTAATTCTCTGCGTGGCGATAGCTTGACCAATGCAGTCGGTCTCTTAAAAGAGGAAATGCGCCGTTTGGATTCGATTATTATGAAAGCAGCGGAACAGACCCGCGTCCCAGCTGGAGGTGCTTTGGCTGTTGACCGAGAAGGTTTTTCACAAATGGTGACAGATGAGTTGCACCAACATCCTCTGATTGAAGTTATTCGTGAAGAAATCACAGAATTGCCAAGCGAAGGAATTACCGTCATTGCGACAGGACCTCTGACCAGTGATGCCTTGGCAGAGAAAATTCACGCCTTCAATGGTGGAGCTGGTTTCTATTTCTATGATGCAGCAGCACCGATTGTTGATGTCAATACGATTGATATGGACAAGGTCTATCTAAAATCCCGCTATGACAAGGGAGAAGCTGCCTATCTTAACGCTCCAATGACCAAGGAACAGTTTATGGCCTTTCACGATGCTCTTGTCAATGCCGAGGAAGCGCCTCTTAATTCCTTTGAAAAAGAAAAGTATTTTGAAGGGTGTATGCCGATTGAGGTCATGGCAAAACGCGGTGTGAAAACCATGCTCTATGGACCAATGAAACCAGTTGGACTGGAATATCCAGAAGATTATACCGGTCCACGTGATGGAGAATTTAAAACACCCTATGCTGTCGTTCAACTACGTCAGGACAATGCCGCAGGCAGCTTGTATAATATTGTCGGCTTCCAAACTCATCTGAAATGGGGCGAGCAAAAGCGGGTCTTCCAAATGATTCCAGGACTTGAAAACGCTGAATTTGTTCGCTATGGGGTGATGCACCGCAATTCCTACATGGATTCGCCCAATCTTTTGACGCAAACTTTTCGTTCTAAGAAAAATCCGCAGCTCTTCTTTGCTGGTCAAATGACAGGGGTTGAAGGCTATGTTGAGTCTGCGGCGTCTGGCCTCGTAGCCGGTATCAACGCAGCTCGCTTGTTCAAAAATGAAGAAGAAATCATCTTCCCTGAAACTACTGCAATCGGCAGTTTACCGCACTATGTCACTCATGCAGATAGCAAGCATTTCCAACCGATGAATGTTAATTTTGGCATTATCAAAGAGTTGGATGGTCCTCGCATTCGTGATAAAAAAGAACGCTATGAGAAAATCGCTGAACGTGCCTTGACAGACTTGAGCCAGTGTATGGAGCATTTATCTTAG
- the ylqF gene encoding ribosome biogenesis GTPase YlqF, whose product MATIQWFPGHMSKARRQVQENLKFVDFVTILVDARLPLSSQNPMLTKIVGDKPKLLILNKADLADPVATKEWQAYFEAQGIPTLTVNSKEQSTVKKVTEAAKKLMREKIERQKERGIQIETLRTMIIGIPNAGKSTLMNRLAGKKIAIVGNKPGVTKGQQWLKSNKDLEILDTPGILWPKFEDEQVALKLALTGAIKDNLLPMDEVTIFGLNYFKTHYPAALKERFKQMNLEDEAPEIIMDMTKKLGFREDYDRFYTLFVKEVRDGKLGLYTLDTVGDEDGND is encoded by the coding sequence ATGGCTACTATTCAATGGTTTCCAGGCCACATGTCTAAAGCAAGACGGCAGGTGCAGGAAAATCTTAAATTTGTTGATTTTGTAACGATATTGGTGGATGCACGATTGCCCTTATCGAGCCAAAATCCGATGTTGACAAAGATTGTGGGGGACAAGCCAAAATTATTGATTTTAAACAAGGCAGATTTAGCAGACCCAGTGGCGACCAAGGAATGGCAAGCTTATTTTGAAGCACAAGGCATTCCAACCTTGACTGTCAATTCCAAGGAACAATCTACCGTCAAAAAAGTAACAGAAGCCGCCAAAAAATTGATGCGTGAAAAAATCGAACGTCAAAAAGAACGAGGGATTCAGATTGAAACCTTGCGTACTATGATTATTGGGATTCCCAATGCAGGAAAATCGACGCTGATGAATCGCTTGGCTGGTAAGAAAATTGCGATAGTTGGCAATAAACCCGGAGTTACCAAGGGGCAGCAGTGGCTCAAGTCCAATAAAGATTTGGAAATCCTTGATACACCGGGGATTTTATGGCCAAAATTTGAAGATGAGCAAGTAGCTCTCAAATTGGCTTTGACTGGGGCGATTAAGGATAATCTTCTACCAATGGACGAGGTCACGATATTCGGATTGAATTATTTCAAGACACATTATCCAGCAGCCTTGAAAGAACGCTTTAAGCAGATGAATCTGGAGGATGAAGCCCCTGAAATCATCATGGATATGACGAAAAAACTTGGTTTCCGTGAGGACTATGACCGCTTTTATACCTTGTTTGTGAAAGAAGTAAGAGATGGTAAATTAGGTCTCTATACCCTTGATACAGTTGGTGATGAAGATGGCAACGATTAA
- the topA gene encoding type I DNA topoisomerase: protein MVTTKKKATTKKNLVIVESPAKAKTIEKYLGRNYKVVASVGHIRDLKKSSMSIDFENNYEPEYINIRGKGPLINDLKKEAKKAKQVFLASDPDREGEAISWHLAHILGLDEQDKNRVVFNEITKDAVKNAFKEPRTINHDLVDAQQARRVLDRIVGYSISPILWKKVKKGLSAGRVQSVALKLIIDRENEIRNFKPEEYWTIDATFKKGTKKFQASFYGVDDKKLKLETNEQVKEVLARIKGEDFLVEKVDRKERKRNAPLPYTTSTMQMDAANKINFRTRKTMMVAQQLYEGVSLGTGGTQGLITYMRTDSTRISPVAQAQAADFITERFGTKYSKHGSKVKNASGAQDAHEAIRPSNVQLTPESIAKYLDKDQLRLYTLIWNRFVASQMTAAIFDTMSVRLAQNGVLFAANGSQVKFDGYMAVYNDSDKSKMLPDMTVGDTVQRVLTKPEQHFTQPPARYSEATLIKTLEENGVGRPSTYAPTIDTIQKRYYVKLAAKRFEPTELGEIVNRLIVEFFPDIVNVTFTAEMEQKLDDVEIGKEQWQKIIDSFYQPFKVELAKAETEIEKIQIKDEPAGFDCDVCGHEMVIKLGRFGKFYACSNFPDCRNTKQITKEIGVICPVCDKGQVIERKSKRNRVFYGCDRYPECEFTSWDKPIGRDCPKCQHYLVEKKVRGGGKQVICPNGDYEEKKIK from the coding sequence ATGGTAACAACAAAGAAGAAAGCAACGACTAAGAAAAATCTCGTCATCGTGGAATCGCCTGCAAAGGCTAAAACGATTGAAAAATATCTCGGACGAAATTATAAGGTAGTTGCCTCAGTCGGACATATTCGCGATTTAAAAAAATCAAGTATGTCGATTGATTTTGAAAATAATTATGAACCAGAGTATATCAATATCCGTGGAAAAGGTCCGCTAATCAATGACCTAAAAAAAGAAGCTAAAAAGGCCAAACAAGTTTTTCTCGCAAGTGACCCGGATCGTGAAGGAGAAGCAATTTCTTGGCATTTGGCTCATATTTTAGGTTTAGACGAGCAGGACAAAAATCGTGTCGTATTCAACGAAATTACAAAAGATGCAGTCAAAAATGCTTTTAAAGAGCCACGAACGATTAATCATGATTTGGTGGATGCCCAGCAAGCACGTCGTGTTCTAGATCGTATCGTGGGGTATTCTATTTCTCCTATTCTATGGAAGAAGGTTAAGAAGGGCCTATCTGCGGGGCGTGTACAATCCGTAGCCCTAAAACTAATTATTGACCGTGAAAATGAGATTAGAAATTTCAAACCGGAAGAATATTGGACAATTGATGCAACCTTTAAAAAAGGAACTAAAAAATTTCAAGCCAGTTTCTATGGTGTAGATGATAAGAAACTGAAACTCGAAACAAATGAACAGGTAAAAGAAGTCTTGGCACGTATTAAGGGAGAAGATTTCTTAGTTGAAAAAGTTGATCGAAAAGAACGCAAACGCAACGCACCATTGCCATATACCACTTCAACAATGCAAATGGATGCAGCTAACAAAATCAATTTTCGGACACGGAAGACCATGATGGTTGCGCAGCAATTATATGAAGGAGTTAGCCTTGGAACCGGTGGAACGCAAGGTTTAATTACCTATATGCGTACCGATTCAACTCGAATCAGTCCAGTCGCTCAGGCACAGGCAGCAGATTTTATTACAGAACGTTTTGGTACCAAGTATTCTAAGCACGGTAGCAAAGTCAAAAATGCGTCTGGTGCCCAGGATGCACATGAGGCTATTCGTCCTTCTAATGTTCAATTAACTCCGGAATCAATTGCCAAATATTTGGATAAGGATCAGTTGCGACTCTATACCCTTATCTGGAATCGCTTTGTAGCAAGTCAAATGACAGCAGCTATCTTTGATACCATGAGTGTACGGCTCGCCCAAAATGGTGTGTTATTCGCCGCAAATGGTAGTCAAGTAAAATTTGACGGATATATGGCTGTTTACAATGACTCAGATAAGAGCAAAATGTTGCCAGATATGACAGTTGGCGACACAGTTCAACGTGTCTTGACCAAGCCAGAACAGCATTTTACTCAGCCTCCTGCTCGTTATTCGGAAGCGACCTTGATTAAAACGTTAGAAGAAAATGGAGTGGGTCGTCCCTCAACCTATGCTCCAACTATCGATACGATTCAGAAACGTTATTATGTCAAATTAGCGGCCAAGCGATTTGAACCAACAGAATTGGGTGAAATTGTCAATCGTTTGATTGTCGAATTTTTCCCAGATATTGTCAATGTTACCTTTACAGCTGAGATGGAACAAAAGCTAGATGACGTTGAAATTGGTAAAGAACAGTGGCAGAAGATTATTGATAGTTTCTACCAGCCGTTTAAGGTTGAACTAGCCAAGGCTGAAACGGAAATTGAAAAAATTCAAATCAAGGATGAGCCGGCTGGCTTTGATTGTGATGTTTGTGGTCACGAAATGGTGATTAAATTAGGGCGTTTTGGCAAATTCTATGCTTGTAGTAATTTTCCTGATTGCCGTAATACCAAACAAATTACAAAAGAAATTGGCGTAATCTGCCCAGTATGCGACAAAGGTCAGGTCATTGAACGTAAAAGCAAGCGCAATCGTGTTTTTTATGGCTGTGATCGCTATCCAGAATGCGAATTTACTTCCTGGGATAAGCCGATTGGGCGCGATTGTCCAAAATGCCAACATTATCTTGTTGAGAAGAAGGTACGCGGTGGCGGCAAGCAAGTAATCTGTCCAAATGGTGATTACGAAGAAAAGAAGATTAAATAA
- a CDS encoding alpha/beta hydrolase: MLIQKIPLDANDEHVSLTTYILDESQELLSGKKRPAVLICPGGAYLNCSAREAEPIALRFAAMGYHAFVLRYHVFFDTPNGFERLLQGETFEPRKECQYPAAIRDIAHAMTVIYNHADEWFVDAEKIVLCGFSAGGHNVLNYAVHYDKPVITDTFEVKKIRPAAVIAGYPISDYLYMKESVRYQDDVAQSLFKLSNLAFFGQEEPSDEELAEVSAARLVSHSTPPTFIWATAGDKLVPVGHSTRMATALADAGVPFEIHIYEEGNHALALATQATATAKTDLNPIAAEWITSADIWLQKRFSLPLEEKGRWA, from the coding sequence ATGCTTATTCAAAAAATTCCTTTGGATGCAAATGATGAACATGTATCGCTAACAACTTATATTTTAGATGAGTCACAGGAATTGTTATCTGGTAAAAAAAGACCAGCAGTCTTAATTTGTCCAGGTGGGGCTTATTTAAACTGTTCGGCTAGAGAGGCAGAGCCTATAGCCTTACGTTTTGCTGCGATGGGATATCACGCCTTTGTTCTACGTTATCATGTTTTTTTTGATACACCAAATGGATTTGAGCGTTTGTTACAAGGCGAAACATTTGAACCACGGAAAGAGTGTCAATATCCTGCTGCAATTCGTGATATAGCTCATGCCATGACGGTTATTTATAATCATGCAGATGAATGGTTCGTTGATGCAGAAAAAATAGTGCTTTGTGGCTTCTCAGCCGGAGGTCACAATGTCCTGAATTATGCTGTTCATTATGATAAACCGGTGATTACAGATACTTTTGAAGTTAAAAAGATCAGGCCAGCAGCAGTTATCGCCGGTTATCCGATTTCAGATTATCTCTATATGAAAGAGTCTGTTCGCTATCAAGATGATGTCGCACAAAGTCTTTTTAAATTATCTAACCTTGCCTTTTTTGGACAAGAAGAACCAAGTGATGAAGAACTAGCAGAAGTAAGTGCCGCAAGATTAGTGAGTCATTCGACGCCACCAACTTTTATTTGGGCAACAGCAGGTGACAAGCTTGTTCCAGTAGGACATTCTACCCGTATGGCTACTGCTTTAGCTGATGCAGGCGTTCCATTTGAAATTCATATCTATGAAGAGGGGAATCATGCGTTAGCTTTAGCTACTCAAGCTACTGCAACAGCGAAAACAGACCTCAATCCTATCGCAGCTGAATGGATTACCTCGGCTGATATTTGGCTCCAAAAACGCTTTTCCCTACCATTAGAAGAAAAAGGTAGGTGGGCATAG
- a CDS encoding ATP cone domain-containing protein, with product MQVIKRSGEVVDFDPEKIYQAIIKAARTVYVIDDTWRQNLAQVTKKVVLDLEEAHTERPTISMVQSQVEHRLIDAGYITIAEHYISYRLQRDLERNGYGDRINVHLRFEQVR from the coding sequence ATGCAAGTCATTAAACGTAGTGGAGAAGTCGTTGACTTTGATCCAGAAAAAATTTACCAAGCGATTATAAAAGCTGCTCGTACTGTCTATGTCATCGATGACACTTGGCGCCAAAATTTGGCTCAAGTCACTAAAAAAGTCGTTCTAGACTTGGAAGAAGCTCATACGGAGCGTCCAACCATCAGCATGGTACAATCACAAGTTGAACACCGTTTGATTGATGCAGGCTACATTACCATTGCAGAGCACTATATTTCTTACCGCCTCCAGCGTGACCTTGAACGCAATGGTTACGGAGATCGTATCAATGTACATCTGCGCTTTGAGCAAGTACGATAA
- the dprA gene encoding DNA-processing protein DprA — MNNFELFTLKKAGLTNLQIHKVLATQDSHKKSLSLKSIALYSTCKNPVIFIEKYKQLDLKRCREEFNRFPSFSILDEIYPLELKQMYNPPVLLFYQGDLSLLEHPKLGVVGARSASSMGTQSIKKIISELNNRFVIVSGLARGIDTAAHMATLKNGGKTIAVIGSGLAVHYPKENAVLQRYLAREHLLLTEYAADTPPLKYHFPERNRIIAGLSQGIVVAEAKMRSGSLITCERALEEGRDVFAIPGSILDGKTAGCHHLIQEGAKCITSGLDVLSEYQI, encoded by the coding sequence ATGAATAACTTTGAATTATTTACATTAAAAAAAGCAGGATTGACGAATCTGCAAATCCATAAGGTATTGGCGACTCAAGATAGTCATAAAAAATCATTATCGCTTAAATCAATAGCTCTTTACTCCACGTGTAAAAATCCTGTCATATTCATCGAAAAATATAAACAGCTGGATCTCAAAAGATGTCGAGAGGAGTTTAATCGCTTTCCTTCTTTTTCCATTTTAGATGAGATTTATCCATTAGAGCTAAAACAGATGTATAACCCACCGGTTTTGCTGTTTTATCAGGGAGATCTTAGTTTGTTGGAACATCCTAAACTTGGAGTAGTTGGAGCCCGTTCAGCAAGTTCAATGGGTACTCAGTCAATCAAAAAAATCATCAGCGAATTGAACAACCGTTTTGTCATTGTCAGTGGTTTAGCTAGGGGAATTGATACAGCAGCGCACATGGCTACTTTAAAAAATGGTGGTAAGACAATAGCTGTTATCGGATCGGGGCTAGCGGTCCATTATCCGAAAGAAAATGCCGTTTTACAGCGTTATCTTGCACGCGAACACTTACTGCTTACCGAATATGCTGCAGATACGCCACCCTTAAAATATCATTTTCCTGAGCGTAATCGGATTATTGCAGGTTTGTCACAAGGAATTGTCGTAGCAGAAGCAAAAATGAGGTCAGGAAGCTTGATTACCTGTGAGAGAGCTTTAGAAGAAGGACGAGATGTTTTTGCTATTCCAGGATCTATTTTGGACGGAAAAACTGCTGGTTGTCATCATTTGATTCAAGAGGGTGCAAAGTGCATTACATCAGGCCTTGATGTCCTTTCCGAGTATCAAATTTAA
- a CDS encoding Rrf2 family transcriptional regulator: MDTKFSVALHILTMISESKEVLSSQALAVSVGTNASYIRKVIALLKNAGLITSQQGRSGYQLSKNPKEISLLEIYLATQEVDHIRLFQIHQHANQDCPVGQHIEGAMTPIFASVEKQLEADLAHQTLDNVIDNLYQIAKKSRI; encoded by the coding sequence ATGGATACAAAATTTTCTGTTGCACTCCATATTTTAACGATGATTAGTGAAAGTAAGGAAGTCTTGAGTTCGCAGGCCTTGGCTGTGAGTGTTGGAACCAATGCAAGCTATATCCGTAAGGTCATTGCGCTCTTGAAAAACGCAGGGCTAATTACGTCCCAGCAAGGTCGCTCAGGCTATCAGTTGAGCAAGAACCCTAAGGAAATATCCTTATTGGAGATTTATTTGGCTACTCAGGAAGTAGACCATATCCGTCTTTTTCAAATTCATCAACATGCCAATCAAGACTGTCCAGTTGGTCAGCATATCGAGGGTGCAATGACCCCGATTTTTGCCAGTGTTGAAAAACAATTGGAAGCAGATTTAGCTCATCAAACCCTCGACAATGTGATTGATAACCTTTATCAAATCGCAAAGAAAAGCCGTATCTGA
- a CDS encoding NADP-dependent oxidoreductase translates to MKAAQHTSYDKQNITLSVTEIAKPSITSNQVLIKVTAAGVNPLDNMISRGEVKMIVPYKLPQTAGNEVVGLVEEVGSNVTKFAVGDRVFGRLPLDNIGAFAEYVAVEVQALAKVPDYLTDVEAAAVPLTALTIMQALDLMKAQAGKTIFISGGTGGVGGMAIPIAKAKGLTVITNGDGVNGERVLALGADRFIDYKTEDYTETVKDVDYVLDTLGGAETEKQMSIMKKGGHLVSLRAMPNGDFAKRMNLPKWKQILLQQVGRKFDKMAVKYGVHYHFIFVESNGEQLQEVADIFSKLQIKPSIDTVYPFEEVNAALDKVANGRSRGKTVLSF, encoded by the coding sequence ATGAAAGCAGCACAACACACAAGCTATGATAAACAGAATATTACACTAAGCGTAACTGAAATTGCTAAACCGTCGATTACTAGCAATCAAGTTCTTATTAAGGTAACAGCAGCAGGAGTCAATCCGCTCGATAATATGATTTCACGTGGAGAAGTCAAGATGATTGTTCCTTATAAGCTACCACAAACTGCTGGAAATGAAGTGGTTGGCTTGGTAGAAGAAGTAGGATCTAATGTGACGAAATTTGCAGTTGGAGATCGTGTTTTTGGTCGTCTTCCTCTCGATAACATCGGTGCTTTTGCTGAATACGTAGCAGTTGAGGTTCAAGCATTGGCTAAGGTACCAGATTATTTGACAGATGTGGAAGCAGCTGCGGTTCCGCTCACAGCATTGACCATTATGCAGGCCTTGGATTTGATGAAGGCACAGGCAGGTAAGACTATTTTCATCTCTGGAGGCACAGGAGGTGTTGGTGGTATGGCTATTCCAATTGCGAAAGCTAAGGGCTTAACCGTTATCACTAATGGTGACGGAGTAAATGGAGAGCGTGTCTTGGCTCTAGGAGCAGATCGTTTCATTGATTACAAGACAGAAGATTATACCGAAACCGTGAAAGATGTGGATTACGTTTTGGACACCCTTGGCGGAGCAGAGACTGAAAAGCAAATGTCAATTATGAAAAAGGGTGGGCACTTAGTTTCCCTTCGAGCGATGCCAAATGGGGACTTTGCCAAACGCATGAATCTACCAAAATGGAAGCAAATTTTATTACAGCAAGTTGGACGTAAGTTTGATAAAATGGCAGTCAAGTACGGTGTGCACTACCATTTCATCTTTGTTGAAAGCAATGGGGAACAGCTACAAGAAGTCGCAGATATTTTCAGCAAACTGCAAATCAAACCTTCTATTGATACGGTCTATCCATTTGAGGAAGTGAATGCAGCTCTGGATAAGGTCGCTAATGGTCGCTCTCGCGGAAAAACAGTCCTTAGTTTTTAG
- a CDS encoding ribonuclease HII: MATIKEIKDLLETITDKEDTRLEELAKDTRAGVQALLQKKHKDFLAEEAEDARLEHMLSYEKNLYAQGIELIAGIDEVGRGPLAGPVVAAAVILPKGCKIRFLNDSKKIPKSKHQAIYEEIMDQAVAVGIGIKDSQVIDQVNIYEATKLAMLEALEQLAVRPQHLLIDAMRLNTPIAQTSIIKGDANSLSIAAASIVAKVTRDCLMAEFEAKYPGYDFAKNAGYGTAKHLEGLHEKGVTPIHRKSFEPIKSMLKKKGSKYDRT; this comes from the coding sequence ATGGCAACGATTAAGGAAATAAAAGACCTCCTTGAGACCATCACAGATAAAGAGGACACGCGTTTAGAGGAACTGGCTAAGGATACTCGGGCAGGAGTGCAAGCCCTACTCCAGAAGAAACACAAGGATTTTCTGGCAGAAGAAGCAGAAGATGCTCGTTTAGAGCACATGCTTTCCTATGAAAAAAACTTGTATGCGCAAGGAATTGAATTGATTGCAGGCATTGATGAGGTCGGTCGTGGCCCCTTAGCAGGTCCTGTTGTAGCAGCTGCCGTTATATTGCCAAAGGGTTGTAAAATTCGCTTTTTAAATGATTCAAAAAAAATTCCCAAAAGTAAACACCAAGCCATTTATGAAGAAATCATGGATCAGGCAGTAGCAGTAGGAATTGGAATTAAGGACAGTCAAGTCATTGACCAAGTAAATATCTACGAAGCGACCAAGTTAGCCATGCTTGAGGCTTTAGAGCAATTAGCTGTTCGTCCACAGCATTTGCTGATTGACGCAATGAGATTGAATACGCCGATTGCACAGACCTCTATTATCAAAGGAGATGCCAACAGCCTGTCCATCGCTGCTGCTAGCATTGTCGCAAAGGTGACAAGAGATTGCTTGATGGCTGAGTTTGAGGCGAAGTATCCAGGATATGATTTTGCTAAAAACGCAGGTTATGGAACCGCCAAACACTTGGAAGGCCTGCATGAAAAAGGTGTGACCCCCATTCATCGTAAGAGCTTTGAACCGATTAAATCAATGCTTAAGAAGAAAGGGAGCAAATATGACAGAACGTGA
- a CDS encoding sugar O-acetyltransferase → MTEREKMLASKLYDASDAELVQLRSLARRYRMEFNQELDSTKRSELLKLWFGSTGNQIYIEPDFACDYGCHIYVGENFYANFNCTFLDVCPIRIGDNAMLGPNVQLLTPLHPLEANERISGMEYGKPITIGDNFWAGGGVTILPGVSLGNNVVVGAGSVVTKSFGDNLVLAGNPARIIQTLDFP, encoded by the coding sequence ATGACAGAACGTGAAAAAATGCTAGCGAGCAAACTATACGATGCTAGCGATGCAGAATTAGTCCAGTTACGCAGCTTGGCACGTCGCTATCGCATGGAATTTAATCAAGAATTAGATAGTACAAAACGGAGCGAATTGCTTAAATTATGGTTTGGGAGCACTGGTAATCAGATTTATATTGAGCCAGATTTTGCTTGTGACTATGGTTGTCATATTTACGTAGGAGAAAATTTTTACGCTAATTTCAACTGCACATTTTTAGATGTTTGTCCGATTAGGATTGGTGATAATGCCATGTTAGGCCCCAATGTACAACTTCTTACTCCGCTTCATCCCTTGGAGGCAAACGAACGGATTTCAGGTATGGAATATGGCAAACCAATTACAATTGGAGACAATTTCTGGGCTGGTGGTGGTGTGACGATTCTCCCAGGCGTTTCTTTAGGGAATAACGTTGTCGTGGGTGCTGGTTCTGTTGTGACCAAATCTTTTGGAGATAATCTTGTCCTAGCGGGTAATCCTGCTCGTATTATCCAGACACTTGACTTTCCCTAA